CTTTACCGATACCGCGCGTACCGCCGGTTACAATTGCTCTTTTATTAAGCAGCTTCAATTTCCGTCTCTTCTGTTTTTTGTCTGTTCAGATATTCTTCTCTGTATTTAAGTAGTTCTTCAAATCCTTCATCGCCTAAAAGATGTTTTAATTCATTCTTTGTGCAATCAAAAATTGTAGAGACTTGATTCTTCGGAACGCTGCAATAATGCATTCTATCTAAATGCTCATCATCAAATGTTAAGACGCCTTCAAAAATTACAAGCGGGAATAATATACAATATAGGGGTTTATATTTCCACTTGTATTCACCCTCTACCATTGCCATCTTTTGAAGTGTGCAAAAACCTTGTTTATCTAAAAAAACACATTTGCCGTTGTAAACTTCGGTACCGACTGCAACACCCGATGGAAAATCGTTATCGGGTTCCGGAGCTTCAAACCATTTTTCCGGCTCCTTAATTTGCGAGTCATCCATATGCGAAATAATTTTATCTTTTACAGACATAATTATTTCGTGTTCGGATTTATCAGTATAAACGCCGTAGTAACAGCACTCTCCGCTGCAGATGCAAACATCGCAAGCTTTTACGAACGGTTTAGTAAAGATAACAGGATCTATATACATCCCGTTAATTTTCTTCTCAAATTTTTGCTCCATTATAAATACCTTTCTACATCAGAATATTTGTCGATCCCGAAAACTTTTACATCCGGATTAATTCTTTTAACTAGTCCTTGCAAAACTTTACCGGGACCAATTTCATAAAATTCATCTGCGCCGTCATTAATCATATTAACAATTGTTTCTTCCCATCTTACCGGACTATCAAGCTGCCGGTAAAGCAAATTTTTTATTTCCTCCTTTTGATGAACCGGTTTTGCGGTTACGTTTGCGTAAACCGGAATTTTTGCATCATAAAAAGGAGTTGTATCCAATTTCAATTTTAATTTCTCTTTTGCGCTTGCCATCAAAGGTGAATGAAAAGCTCCGCTTACAACTAATTCCTTTACAAGCTTAGCTCCTTTTGCTTTTGCGATCTTCATTGCGGCATTAACACCTTCAACCGAGCCGGAAATTACAATTTGTCCCGGCGAATTAAAATTAGCGCATTGAACAATTCCTTTTGAAGAAGCTTCGGCACAAATTTCCTCAAGAAGATCGGAATCTAAACCAACAATTGCAGCCATCGTTCCCTTCTCATCAATTCCAGCCTGAAGCATCGCACTTCCGCGCAAGCCGACAAGCTGAACAGCATCATAGTATTGAATTGCCTTAGCGGAAACAAGCGCGGAGTATTCACCAAGAGAATGACCCGCAACCATGTCGGGTTCCAATGTTCTAATTACACTTCCAAGTATTACGCTATGAATAAAAATTGCCGGTTGCGTTACATCGGTTTGTTTAAGAGTGTCTTCCGGACCGTTGAACATAGTATGAGAAATTGTAAGACCTATTGCTTCTTCTGCTGTGCGAATCATTTCTTTCGCTTCAACAGAATTTTCAAAAAGGTCTTTTGCCATTCCGACATACTGCGAACCTTGACCTGGAAATATGAATGCCCTCTTACCCATTAATCAATTGCCCAGGTTAAATAGATAGCACCCCAGGTATAACCAGCACCAAATGCCGAAAGAATTAGATTATCACCCTTTTTAACTTTTCCGTCCCTATAATATTCTGTTAAACAAAGAGGAATTGTAGCAGCGGTAGTATTTCCGTATCGATCAATGTTGATCATAACTTTATCTTTCGGAATTCCCATCCTCTGAGCCGTTGCATCAATTATTCTTAAATTAGCCTGGTGAGGAACCAGGTAAGAAACGTCTTCTGATTTTAAATCGTTCCGCTCCATAATCTCAAAAGAAATATCCGCCATTCCTTTAACCGCTACTTTAAAAACCGCTTTACCGTCTTGGTAGATGTAATGTAATTTTTGATCGACAGTTTCGTGAGATGCCGGGAGAGCACTTCCACCAGCTTTCATATTAAGAGCATTCTTACCGGAACCATCAACATATAACAGCGAATCTTTTATGCCGAAGTTTAAATCTTCCGAGGGCTCAAGCAAAACTACTGAAGCGGCATCGCCGAATAGAATACATGTATTGCGGTCGGTGTAATCTGTTATCGCGCTCATTTTATCGGAACCGATAACTAAAACTTTTTTATATGAACCGCTTTCAATTAAACTTGCCCCGGTTTGAAGTGCAAATAGAAATCCGGAACAAGCTGCTGAGAGATCAAATCCCCATGCGTTCTTCGCGCCGATCTTTTCCTGTACCAAACAAGCAGTTGCTGGAAAGGACATATCCGGTGTAACTGTAGCTACAATTATAACATCGATCTCTTCCGGTTTTACATTTGTTGTTTTGAAAAGATCTTCACATGCCATGGCAGCCATATCGCTTGTAGCTCCGTTTTCCATCATTCGTCTTTCACGAATTCCGGTTCGGGATGTTATCCATTCGTCGTTTGTTTCAACAATACTCTCGAAATATTTATTATCAAGGATTTTTTCCGGAGCGTACATTCCAACAGCCGTGATTGAAGCATTCCGTAATTTTTTAATTTTTGCTTGCATAATTTTCTAACGCTTTCTCAAATTTTTGAATTAAATTTTTATCATACATTTCTTTTGCACGGAGAATCATATTCTTAATTGCTAATGGAGAACTTGAACCGTGACCGATTATACTAATTCCGTTTATTCCGAGAAGCGGAACTCCTCCGTAAAGATCAGGATTCAAAGGACTGAGTGCTTGTCTAAGAGTGCTCTTGAACAAACCGATTTTTATTTTTTCAAAGAAACTTGTTTCGGAATGCTTTTTTAATAAATACTTCATAAATCCAGGAACGCTTTCGCCGAATTTTAATAGGATGTTTCCTACAAAGCCGTCACAAATTACAATATTGCTTTTTCCTTTTAGAATATCTCTTCCTTCAACATTTCCTATAAAATTCAGATCTGAATTTCTCATCAATTCCGCAGTTTCTTTAACCTGCTTATTTCCTTTTTCATCTTCTTCACCGACATTCAGTAAAGCAATTGTCGGATTTTCAATTCCATGTAATTCGCTTACAAATATTTTTGCTAAGACCGCATACTGAAACAAATGCTGCGGTTTAACATCCACAAAAGCGCCTACATCAAAAAGATAAGTTGCGTTGCTCTCGCTCGGTATAAAACTTCCGATCGTTGGTCTTTCAATATTTTTTAAACGGCCGATTAATAAAGTAGAAACAGCTGCAACAGCACCGGTATTACCGGCACTTACGAATGCATCCGCTTTTTTCTCTTGAACCAATCTGGCGCCAACAACAAGAGAAGAATCGCGTTTCGATTTAATTGCCTCGGTCGGTTTATCATGCATTTCAACAATTTGAGATGTGTGATAAATCAATTTTTCGTCAAGATCAATTTTTTCTTCACGCGCAGTCTTTAAGATTTTCTCTTTATTACCGACAAGAATTAATTCAAAATTCGAATCTTCCTGCAATGCATCGAAAGCACCGAGAAGTTCATGCTTAGGGGCATAGTCGCCCCCCATAGCATCAACTGCAATTCTGCATTTTTCTAATTTTTTTTCTGTCATCTAAGAGAAAGAATGTTACGACTCTGGAACGAACATAGATCTGCCGGCATAATAGCCGCAGTTCGGACAAGCTCTATGGCTCAATTTAATTTCACCACAGTTAGAGCAGCGGCTCAAGGAAGGAACAGTCGCTTTATAGTGTGTTCTTCGCTTATCTCTTCTTGTTTTAGACATCTTGCGTTTCGGATTTGGCATCGTACTACCTGTTTATTAGTTATTAAAATTACCTTTTAATTTTTTTAAAGGTTCCCATACATCATGGGTTTTTTCGTCTTTACAGTTACATGTTTCTTCGTTTAAGTTTTTTCCGCAATGCGGGCATAAACCTTTGCAATCGTCTTTACATAAACGTTTTAAAGGGATCGAAAGCTCGGCATATTCATAAATATCTTCTTTCAAGTAGATCTTTTCTTGATCCGGTGAAAGATACTTTACGTTGTATTCGTCAGATTTCACAGTTTCCCGAGTGAAAAGATAGCTAATCTGGAAATGACTTGTCAGATTAGTTTCAAATTCAACGGCGCATCTGTCGCAAATATTTCTTTAATGAACCAGCAAATCGCAATCGAGAACAATCTGATGATGTGATTTATCCATCTTACAATCAACTTCAACATTTCCAAAGAACAATTCTTCTAGTCCGAGCTTCTTTACGGGTGCCGAAAGTTGGAAATTATGTATACCGTCAGAAAAAGTCGTATATTTTATTATCATTTGAAGAACATGGAAAAATTGGGTCAAAATATATACAGCCAATCTTTTATAATCAAGGAAACTGTTAATTTGATTATTAATCAAAGAGTTTGAAGCTATGCCGGTTTTTGCTTCACTTTTAGCTGCATTAATTCCAATGTTGGTTTATCTTCTCTTAATTTGGTGGATGGATAAGTACGACCGTGAACCATTCCCTTTTCTTTTTATCCATTTTCTTTGGGGTGCTTTTGGTGCCGTAATAATAAGTATTATCGGAAACATGATTCTATTGTCCGTCACCGGCGATGCCGGAGCGTCTTCAAAATCATCATCGTTGATTCAAACAATTTTCTTTGCGCCTTTCAGCGAAGAGATTGCAAAAGGTCTATTTCTCCTCTATTCAATAAATTCAAGACATTTTGATAACATCACAGACGGAATTGTTTACGGCGCAGCTATTGGTCTCGGTTTTGGTATGACGGAAAACTTCATTTACTTTTTAACTTATGGAGATTCTTTCTCATCATGGATTTACCTCGTATTAGTACGCTCACTCTTTTCTGCTGTGATGCATTGTATTTCTACAGCAACATTCGGCGCTTTTCTCGCAATTGCAAAATTTTCATCCCCTGTATTAAAGAGAGTTCTTCCAATTGCCGGTCTGAGTTTTGCAATGTTAATCCATTTTTTGTGGAATGCGACAATCAGTTTTGAAACTACTTTTTTTTATGGATTTATTTTTATGATTTTTTTAGCACTCGTTTTCTTTTTTGTTTTTAGATTGTCTATCAAAAATGAAAAATATATTGTTGAACGCGAACTATTTGAAGAAAGCAATGATGGTTTAATTCCGGAAGAGCATATAAAGATTCTCAGCAGCCATTTGAGATTTAGGAAAGGATGGATAGATGAAAAGATTAGAAAACTTTATTGCCGCTATGCAATCAGGCTTGCTTTCAGCAAAAATCAATTTAAAAACGTGAAAGATGGTTCTAAAGACTTTTATGCTTTTGAAATCGAAAAGAATAGGCAGATTGTCGGTTCACTTTTAAAAACGAACACACTTGAAATAAAATGAAAACTGTTGGTGTATTTGGCGGCTCTTTTGACCCGATTCATATTGGTCACCTTACAACATCTTTCGATGTTATCAAGCGACGGAATTTAGAAAAAATTATTTTTGTACCGTGTCATATCTCTCCGCATAAGACAGATCAAACGCCGACTGAAGATATACATCGCTTGAATATGGTCAATCTCGCTATTGAAAGTTCTCCTTTATTTGAAACTTGCGATTATGAAATCCGCAAAGGAGATGTTTCTTATACATATGATACATTGGTTGAGTTAAGAAAAAAATATTCTGATATAGAACTCATCATCGGTTTCGATAATTTGATTGTGTTCGATAAATGGAATCGTCCGGATGATATTTTTAAACTTGCTAAGGTCATTGTACTTAAACGGGAAATTGATAGCATTCCGGTTGTGCATAACAAATATTTCGACTCGGCAATTTTACTTGATACTCCCCTCATTAATATTTCCTCTACAGAAATCCGGAGCCGTGTGAAGAATGGTTTGCCAATTGATTATCTTGTTCCGCAAAAAGTAAAAGAATATATTTCTCAAAACAGATTATACATTTAGATACTTTCATGTTATCAAATAATTTAATTGATAGAATATTTTTAAACGATAAACGTGCTGTTGCCCGTGCAATAAGTATTATTGAATCGGGAAACTCTATTTCAACAGAGATTCTTAAAGAACTGCACAAAAATATAGGACGAGCTTACAGGATAGGAATAACCGGTCCCCCCGGAGCTGGAAAATCTACTCTCACAAATCAGCTTACAAAATATTTCCGAAAACAAAATAAAAAAGTCGGAATCATTGCGGTTGATCCGACAAGTCCTTTTACCGGCGGTGCTCTACTCGGAGACCGCATTAGAATGAGTGAAGTCGGAAGCGACGAAGGAGTATTCATCCGGAGTATGGCAACACGCGGAAGTCTCGGAGGATTAAGTAAAAAAACAATTGATGCCGCCGATGTTCTTGATGCTGCCGGATATGATTTCATAATTCTTGAAACAGTCGGTGTAGGTCAATCAGAACTTGATGTTGCAAAAGCGGCAGATACAACTATTGTAGTTCTTGTTCCGGAATCCGGTGATTCCATTCAAGCAATGAAAGCCGGCTTGATGGAAATTGCCGATTTTTTCGTATTGAATAAAAGCGACCGTCCGGGATCCGAAAGCGCAATGATGGCGCTTAAAACAATTCTTATGCTTCGTGATCATACCGAAAAAAGTTGGCTGCCGAATATTATCAAAGCGATCGCATCTGAAAATAACGGTACAAAAGAAATCGCAGATGAAATAGAACGTCATCATAACTATTTGGAACAAAACGGATTACTTAAAGAGAAGCGCGAATCCAATTACAAAGTACGTATCAAAGAAATTGTTGAACATCTTATGAAAAATGAATTGTGGAAAGATGAACGGGCTGAAAGTTTAGAAGCTTCCCTAGCAAAAGTTGTTGAAGGAGAAACATCTCCATATCAAATTGCCGAATCAATATTTAACAATTTCAAATCAACCATAAAGCAATAAGGTTTATCATGGCAGAAATTAATACAGAAATTAATTTTATAATTGAGCTGGATGAAAACCAGCTTGCAATAAAAGAAACAATAAGAAACTTTGTTGAAGAAAAATTAAAACCGCACGTCATGGAATACGACGAATCACAGCACTTTCCAATGGAATTGATGCAGCAGTTAGGAGGTCTAGGATTCCTCGGAATACTTGTTCCCGAAGAATACGGTGGTTCGGGACTTGGTTATGTTGAATATGCGCTGATTGTTGAAGAAGTGGCAAGAATTGACCCTTCCGTTGCGCTTTCGGTTGCGGCTCATAATGGACTTTGCACTAATCATATTAATGTTTTTGCAAATGAAGAACTCAAGAAAAAGTATTTGCCGGATCTTGCTTCCGGAAAAATTATTGGAGCCTGGGGATTAACGGAACCCGGAAGCGGCAGCGATGCCGCGGCGATGCAGACAACTGCAATTAAAGATGATAATTATTTTATATTGAACGGTACAAAAGCATTTATCACACATGGGGGTGTTGGTAAGACAGCAGTTGTACTTGCAGTCACCGATAAAAGTAAGAATAAAAAGGGTATCTCCGCTTTCATAGTTGAAAAAGGAACCGAAGGATTTTCTGTTGGCAAGAAAGAAAATAAATTGGGAATGCGCGCAAGTGAGACGACACAATTAATTTTTGAAAACTGCCGGGTACCAAAAGAAAATATGATCGGCAATGAAGGAGAAGGATTTATCCAAGCAATGCAAATTCTTGAAGGCGGAAGAATTTCTATTGCCGCTTTGAGTGTGGGACTTGCGCAAGGTTGTCTTGAAGCCTCTCTCTCTTATTCTAAAGAACGAAAACAATTTGGTAAGACTTTGTCTGAGTTTCAAGCTATACAATTCAAACTGGCGGATATGGCAAGTGAAATCGAGGCGGCTCGCCTAATGACTTTTAAAGCTGCCAGAATGAAAGATGAAAAGAAAAATATTTTAGATATCGCCTCCAAAGCAAAACTTTTTGCCAGTGAAGTTGCAACTCGTGCATCAAATGAAGCCGTGCAAATATTCGGCGGATATGGTTTCACAAAAGATTATCCGGTTGAAAAATTTTACCGCGATGTAAAACTTTTAACAATTGGCGAAGGTACATCTGAGGTTCAGAGAATGGTCATCGCAAGAAATCTTTTAAAGGACTAAGTCGAATTACTTATGGCACAAATCGGGACTCAATTAAATCAGAGCGAAACTTTTCTTCGAAGGGAAGATTTTCATAAAAATCTTATTAGAAAGATAAACGCGGTTAGAGATACTATAAAACTCGGCGGAGGAAAAGTTGCAATCGATAAGCAGCATGAAAAAGGGAAACTTACCGCACGTGAGCGTATTGAAAAATTAATAGATACCGGAACAACATTTTTTGAGCTGAATACTTTCGCGGCATTTGATATGTATAAGGAATACGGCGGCGCTCCAAGCAGCGGAACAATTTTCGGAATTGGAAAAATTCACGGAAAGAATTTTGTAATTGTAGCCAATGATGCAACTGTTAAAGCCGGTGCTTGGTTTCCAATTACAGCAAAGAAAAATTTACGTGCACAAGAAATCGCAATCGAAAACCGTTTGCCAATAATTTATCTCGTTGATAGTGCCGGAGTATTCCTCCCACTTCAAGAAGATATTTTTCCAGATAAGGAACATTTTGGAAGAATCTTCCGCAACAATGCGATCATGTCCTCAATGGGAATTCCGCAGATTGCCGCAATTATGGGTCCATGTGTTGCTGGAGGTGCCTATCTTCCAATTATGAGCGATGAGGCATTAATTGTAGAAGGTGAAGGATCTGTTTTTCTTGCCGGTTCTCATTTAGTTAAAGCCGCAATTGGTGAAGAAGTTGCAAACGAAATTCTCGGCGGCGCTCGTGTGCAATCCAATATTTCCGGTGTAACAGATTATATAATGAAAAATGATGATGAATGTCTGTCTCAGATCAGAAGCCTGGTAAGTAAATATGGAGATAATGATAAAGCCGGTTTTAATCGCACAGATTCAGTTCCTCCAAAATTTGAGACTAAAGATATCTATGGTGTAATTGCAGAGGATGGTTCCAAACCGTACGACACTTACGAATTGCTCGCGCGGATAGTTGATAACTCAGAAATTGACGAATATAAATCCGGTTTCGGAAAAAGTATAATTACAGCTTATGCCCGGATAGACGGATGGGCTGTTGGAATCGTTGCTAATCAACGTAGTGTCGTAAAAACAGAAAAAGGTGAAATGCAGATTGGCGGTGTGATCTATAGCGATAGTGCAGATAAAGCTACACGTTTTATTATGAACTGCAACCAGAAAAAAATTCCACTCGTTTTTCTGCAAGATGTAACCGGATTTATGGTTGGAAGCAAAGCTGAACATGGCGGAATAATTAAGGACGGCGCAAAAATGGTGAATGCCGTTGCTAATACTGTTGTTCCAAAAATCACAATAATTATTGGGAATAGTTTTGGAGCCGGTAATTATGCGATGTGCGGAAAAGCTTACGATCCCCGTTTTATTTTTGCATTCCCAAATGCAAAAATTGCGGTTATGGGAGGTGCACAAGCTAGTTCAGTTCTTCTTGATATACGCCTGAAGCAAATGGAAAATACCGGTAAAGAATTTACAAAAGCACAGAAAGAAAAATTGCTAAATGAAATTATGCAATCTTATGAAGAAACAAGCAATCCGCTTCATGCAGCAGCCCGTTTATGGGTTGATGAAATAATTGACCCTGCTCAAACACGCGAGTACATTTCATATTCTATAGAATGCGCTAATAATAATCCTAACATCCCCCGTTTTAATCCCGGCGTTATTCAAACATAAATTTTGGTGAGCAAATTCATTCAAAATAAATCTGTGATCTTGCTATTACTCATGGTCATGATCAGTTCACCAATAAAAGCGCAGTCTGAATATGATAAATCTTTCTACGGCGGGTTATTTTATTTAACAAGATATATTGCCTCAGACGAATTTAAGCAGTTCTCTAAATCTCACAATGATTTGGAATCTGTTGATTTTATTTATGAAAAAGCGCTGAAG
The nucleotide sequence above comes from Ignavibacteriales bacterium. Encoded proteins:
- the nadD gene encoding nicotinate-nucleotide adenylyltransferase; this translates as MKTVGVFGGSFDPIHIGHLTTSFDVIKRRNLEKIIFVPCHISPHKTDQTPTEDIHRLNMVNLAIESSPLFETCDYEIRKGDVSYTYDTLVELRKKYSDIELIIGFDNLIVFDKWNRPDDIFKLAKVIVLKREIDSIPVVHNKYFDSAILLDTPLINISSTEIRSRVKNGLPIDYLVPQKVKEYISQNRLYI
- the rpmF gene encoding 50S ribosomal protein L32; this encodes MPNPKRKMSKTRRDKRRTHYKATVPSLSRCSNCGEIKLSHRACPNCGYYAGRSMFVPES
- a CDS encoding DUF3109 family protein; its protein translation is MEQKFEKKINGMYIDPVIFTKPFVKACDVCICSGECCYYGVYTDKSEHEIIMSVKDKIISHMDDSQIKEPEKWFEAPEPDNDFPSGVAVGTEVYNGKCVFLDKQGFCTLQKMAMVEGEYKWKYKPLYCILFPLVIFEGVLTFDDEHLDRMHYCSVPKNQVSTIFDCTKNELKHLLGDEGFEELLKYREEYLNRQKTEETEIEAA
- the meaB gene encoding methylmalonyl Co-A mutase-associated GTPase MeaB; the protein is MLSNNLIDRIFLNDKRAVARAISIIESGNSISTEILKELHKNIGRAYRIGITGPPGAGKSTLTNQLTKYFRKQNKKVGIIAVDPTSPFTGGALLGDRIRMSEVGSDEGVFIRSMATRGSLGGLSKKTIDAADVLDAAGYDFIILETVGVGQSELDVAKAADTTIVVLVPESGDSIQAMKAGLMEIADFFVLNKSDRPGSESAMMALKTILMLRDHTEKSWLPNIIKAIASENNGTKEIADEIERHHNYLEQNGLLKEKRESNYKVRIKEIVEHLMKNELWKDERAESLEASLAKVVEGETSPYQIAESIFNNFKSTIKQ
- a CDS encoding acyl-CoA dehydrogenase family protein, with the translated sequence MAEINTEINFIIELDENQLAIKETIRNFVEEKLKPHVMEYDESQHFPMELMQQLGGLGFLGILVPEEYGGSGLGYVEYALIVEEVARIDPSVALSVAAHNGLCTNHINVFANEELKKKYLPDLASGKIIGAWGLTEPGSGSDAAAMQTTAIKDDNYFILNGTKAFITHGGVGKTAVVLAVTDKSKNKKGISAFIVEKGTEGFSVGKKENKLGMRASETTQLIFENCRVPKENMIGNEGEGFIQAMQILEGGRISIAALSVGLAQGCLEASLSYSKERKQFGKTLSEFQAIQFKLADMASEIEAARLMTFKAARMKDEKKNILDIASKAKLFASEVATRASNEAVQIFGGYGFTKDYPVEKFYRDVKLLTIGEGTSEVQRMVIARNLLKD
- a CDS encoding acyl-CoA carboxylase subunit beta → MAQIGTQLNQSETFLRREDFHKNLIRKINAVRDTIKLGGGKVAIDKQHEKGKLTARERIEKLIDTGTTFFELNTFAAFDMYKEYGGAPSSGTIFGIGKIHGKNFVIVANDATVKAGAWFPITAKKNLRAQEIAIENRLPIIYLVDSAGVFLPLQEDIFPDKEHFGRIFRNNAIMSSMGIPQIAAIMGPCVAGGAYLPIMSDEALIVEGEGSVFLAGSHLVKAAIGEEVANEILGGARVQSNISGVTDYIMKNDDECLSQIRSLVSKYGDNDKAGFNRTDSVPPKFETKDIYGVIAEDGSKPYDTYELLARIVDNSEIDEYKSGFGKSIITAYARIDGWAVGIVANQRSVVKTEKGEMQIGGVIYSDSADKATRFIMNCNQKKIPLVFLQDVTGFMVGSKAEHGGIIKDGAKMVNAVANTVVPKITIIIGNSFGAGNYAMCGKAYDPRFIFAFPNAKIAVMGGAQASSVLLDIRLKQMENTGKEFTKAQKEKLLNEIMQSYEETSNPLHAAARLWVDEIIDPAQTREYISYSIECANNNPNIPRFNPGVIQT
- a CDS encoding PrsW family intramembrane metalloprotease, which encodes MPVFASLLAALIPMLVYLLLIWWMDKYDREPFPFLFIHFLWGAFGAVIISIIGNMILLSVTGDAGASSKSSSLIQTIFFAPFSEEIAKGLFLLYSINSRHFDNITDGIVYGAAIGLGFGMTENFIYFLTYGDSFSSWIYLVLVRSLFSAVMHCISTATFGAFLAIAKFSSPVLKRVLPIAGLSFAMLIHFLWNATISFETTFFYGFIFMIFLALVFFFVFRLSIKNEKYIVERELFEESNDGLIPEEHIKILSSHLRFRKGWIDEKIRKLYCRYAIRLAFSKNQFKNVKDGSKDFYAFEIEKNRQIVGSLLKTNTLEIK
- the plsX gene encoding phosphate acyltransferase PlsX, with the translated sequence MTEKKLEKCRIAVDAMGGDYAPKHELLGAFDALQEDSNFELILVGNKEKILKTAREEKIDLDEKLIYHTSQIVEMHDKPTEAIKSKRDSSLVVGARLVQEKKADAFVSAGNTGAVAAVSTLLIGRLKNIERPTIGSFIPSESNATYLFDVGAFVDVKPQHLFQYAVLAKIFVSELHGIENPTIALLNVGEEDEKGNKQVKETAELMRNSDLNFIGNVEGRDILKGKSNIVICDGFVGNILLKFGESVPGFMKYLLKKHSETSFFEKIKIGLFKSTLRQALSPLNPDLYGGVPLLGINGISIIGHGSSSPLAIKNMILRAKEMYDKNLIQKFEKALENYASKN
- a CDS encoding ketoacyl-ACP synthase III, giving the protein MQAKIKKLRNASITAVGMYAPEKILDNKYFESIVETNDEWITSRTGIRERRMMENGATSDMAAMACEDLFKTTNVKPEEIDVIIVATVTPDMSFPATACLVQEKIGAKNAWGFDLSAACSGFLFALQTGASLIESGSYKKVLVIGSDKMSAITDYTDRNTCILFGDAASVVLLEPSEDLNFGIKDSLLYVDGSGKNALNMKAGGSALPASHETVDQKLHYIYQDGKAVFKVAVKGMADISFEIMERNDLKSEDVSYLVPHQANLRIIDATAQRMGIPKDKVMINIDRYGNTTAATIPLCLTEYYRDGKVKKGDNLILSAFGAGYTWGAIYLTWAID
- a CDS encoding DUF177 domain-containing protein, whose amino-acid sequence is MCDRCAVEFETNLTSHFQISYLFTRETVKSDEYNVKYLSPDQEKIYLKEDIYEYAELSIPLKRLCKDDCKGLCPHCGKNLNEETCNCKDEKTHDVWEPLKKLKGNFNN
- the fabD gene encoding ACP S-malonyltransferase; translated protein: MGKRAFIFPGQGSQYVGMAKDLFENSVEAKEMIRTAEEAIGLTISHTMFNGPEDTLKQTDVTQPAIFIHSVILGSVIRTLEPDMVAGHSLGEYSALVSAKAIQYYDAVQLVGLRGSAMLQAGIDEKGTMAAIVGLDSDLLEEICAEASSKGIVQCANFNSPGQIVISGSVEGVNAAMKIAKAKGAKLVKELVVSGAFHSPLMASAKEKLKLKLDTTPFYDAKIPVYANVTAKPVHQKEEIKNLLYRQLDSPVRWEETIVNMINDGADEFYEIGPGKVLQGLVKRINPDVKVFGIDKYSDVERYL